Proteins co-encoded in one Clarias gariepinus isolate MV-2021 ecotype Netherlands chromosome 13, CGAR_prim_01v2, whole genome shotgun sequence genomic window:
- the htr7a gene encoding 5-hydroxytryptamine receptor 7, with protein MVAARAAGLDTGAALLLARFFTMARDTGDKGAAGSGSESWAMLMMMTQPPPPSTVPRIPPEAGNWTRCAAHVQSYGGVERALIGGVLTALTLVTACGNLLVVVSVCSVKKLRQPSNYLIVSLALADLSVALAVMPFVSVTDLIGGRWIFGQFFCNVFIAMDVMCCTASIMTLCVISIDRYLGITRPLTYPVRQNGWCMARMVLSVWLLSASITLPPLFGWAQNVNDDNQCLISQDFGYTIYSTAVAFYIPLSVMLVMYRRIYRAAKLSAAKHAISGFPRPSDGGDDDDDDNERNSRDNDSDCMTAAIKMHRLRGAKWNEAERKSASIFKREQKAAATLGVVLGAFTFCWLPFFVLSTLRPFVCGVRCSCVPLWIERTLLWLGYANSLINPFIYAFSNRDLRTAYRSLLACRYRNINRRLSAAGVHEALRLGPRSEVTLSM; from the exons ATGGTTGCGGCGCGCGCGGCGGGGCTGGACACCGGTGCCGCGTTGCTGCTCGCGCGGTTCTTCACCATGGCGCGCGACACGGGAGACAAGGGTGCCGCGGGATCAGGCTCCGAGTCCTGGgctatgctgatgatgatgactcAGCCGCCACCTCCGTCTACCGTGCCTCGGATTCCCCCCGAGGCGGGAAACTGGACGCGCTGCGCCGCGCACGTGCAGAGCTACGGCGGCGTGGAGCGCGCGCTGATCGGCGGCGTCCTGACAGCACTGACGCTCGTGACAGCGTGCGGGAacctgctggtggtggtgtcggTGTGCTCGGTGAAGAAGCTGCGACAGCCCTCCAATTACCTGATCGTGTCGCTCGCGCTGGCCGACCTGTCCGTGGCGCTCGCCGTCATGCCGTTCGTCAGCGTCACGGACCTGATCGGGGGCCGCTGGATCTTCGGCCAGTTCTTCTGCAACGTCTTCATCGCCATGGACGTCATGTGCTGCACGGCGTCCATCATGACCCTCTGCGTCATCAGCATAGACAG gTACCTGGGTATCACGAGGCCTTTAACATACCCAGTGCGTCAAAATGGATGGTGCATGGCCAGGATGGTTCTGTCAGTGTGGTTGCTCTCGGCCTCAATCACGCTGCCTCCACTGTTCGGTTGGGCGCAGAACGTTAACGATGATAACCAGTGTCTCATCAGCCAGGACTTTGGCTACACTATCTACTCCACCGCTGTGGCCTTCTACATCCCCCTAAGCGTCATGCTGGTCATGTACCGCCGAATTTACCGAGCCGCCAAGCTCAGTGCCGCCAAACATGCCATCTCTGGCTTCCCCCGGCCGAGTGACGGaggtgacgatgatgatgatgataatgaaagAAACAGCCGAGACAATGACAGTGACTGCATGACGGCGGCTATAAAGATGCACCGGCTCAGAGGAGCGAAGTGGAATGAAGCTGAGCGCAAAAGCGCCTCTATCTTTAAGCGGGAGCAGAAGGCGGCAGCAACACTGGGTGTGGTGCTGGGTGCGTTTACTTTCTGCTGGCTGCCGTTCTTTGTGCTCTCGACACTGCGTCCATTCGTGTGCGGTGTGCGCTGCAGCTGCGTGCCTCTGTGGATCGAGAGGACGCTCCTGTGGCTTGGCTATGCCAACTCACTCATTAACCCCTTTATCTACGCCTTCTCTAACCGTGATCTACGCACTGCCTACCGCAGCCTGCTCGCCTGCCGCTACCGCAACATCAACCGCAGACTTTCCGCTGCCGGTGTGCACGAGGCACTGAGACTCGGCCCGAGGTCCGAGGTCACTCTGTCCAtgtga
- the fas gene encoding tumor necrosis factor receptor superfamily member 6 codes for MEARKLLALLCVLFGLFCLTESVRRNRMRRWRRETCSYGIYSTKELVCCLCGKGEHLIKDCTENKTKPECIQCTPKSYADHPNNDDECQFCKNCPDKFHMEVEQICTPTSNTVCRCKEGSYCNDGDDCIVCHEWTTCEFGIKVEGNRTHDRQCYEEAQGGSLLAIILPIVIIVIAAVIVYFLWKKKMLCWREPPEPEIQDEPMDLLDPDLLASLPKIAEILGLKVVRSVVRRQGKLSPTRIDEITDEYPQDARERTYQLLKAWYEAHGKNGAYKALRENLIGINEKRKADDVRDLIKGEQSNGAMGRNGEI; via the exons ATGGAGGCGAGGAAACTGCTCGCGCTGCTCTGTGTTCTG tTTGGTCTTTTCTGCCTGACAGAGAGTGTGAGGAGAAATAGGATGAGACGCTGGAGACGTGAGACATGCTCTTACGGGATTTACTCAACTAAAGAATTAGTCTGTTGCCTCTGTGGTAAAG gTGAACACTTAATCAAAGACTGCACggaaaataaaactaaacctGAGTGTATACAATGTACACCAAAATCATATGCGGATCATCCAAACAATGATGATGAGTGTCAATTCTGCAAGAATTGTCCTGACAAGT TTCACATGGAGGTCGAACAAATATGTACGCCCACTTCTAACACTGTGTGCCGCTGTAAGGAAGGCTCTTACTGCAACGATGGAGATGACTGTATAGTGTGTCACGAATGGACCAC GTGTGAGTTTGGAATTAAAGTGGAGGGCAATCGCACACACGACAGACAGTGTTATGAAGAAGCTCAAGGAG gGTCCCTACTTGCCATCATCTTGCCGAttgtaataatagtaatagcaGCAGTGATTGTGTATTTTCTTTGGAAGAAAAAGATGCTTTGTTGGAGAGAACCACCTGAGCCGGAGATTCAGGATGAG CCAATGGACCTGTTAG ATCCAGATTTGCTtgcgtctctgcctaaaatagcAGAAATTCTGGGTTTAAAAGTTGTCCGGTCTGTGGTAAGGCGACAAGGTAAACTGTCTCCGACCAGAATAGACGAAATAACAGATGAATATCCTCAAGATGCAAGAGAACGGACATACCAGCTGCTGAAAGCTTGGTATGAGGCACATGGCAAGAACGGGGCTTACAAAGCGCTGAGGGAGAACCTCATTGGGATCAATGAGAAACGGAAGGCTGATGATGTGCGTGACCTCATCAAAGGAGAACAAAGCAATGGAGCTATGGGGAGAAACGGTGAGATCTAG
- the pank1a gene encoding pantothenate kinase 1a, producing MKLESQEPVPPAFPWFGLDIGGSLVKLVYFEPNIMTEEEEGELGSLRMICSNLRSNMLYRKSTVHDIQLELRDLSVCGRVGTLHFIRFQTADIVPFLAAMQDKTIGKLHGMICATGGGAYKFEKDFKMMAGVELAKLDELNCLIQGLLYLDSVGFNGKPECYYLENPTDMEYCVKRSCCLENPFPMLLVNIGSGVSVLAVYSEQKYKRITGTSLGGGTFLGLCCLLTGCETFEEALEMASKGDGNNVDKLVKDIYGGDYQRFSLQGTIVASSFGHMMSKEKRDSISKEDLARATLVTITNNIGSIARMCAVNEKIDRVVFVGNFLRINTLSMKLLAYAMDFWSKGQLKALFLEHEGYFGAVGAFLELLKSSEEP from the exons ATGAAACTGGAAAGTCAGGAACCAG TTCCTCCAGCATTCCCCTGGTTTGGTCTGGATATCGGCGGCTCTCTGGTGAAGCTGGTGTACTTTGAGCCGAACATCAtgacagaggaggaggaaggggaGCTGGGGAGCTTACGGATGATCTGCTCAAACCTCAGATCCAATATGCTGTACAGAAAGAGCACCGTGCATGACATTCAGTTGGAGCTACGTGACCTGAGTGTGTGCGGACGAGTCGGAACTCTGCACTTCATCCGCTTTCAAACAGCTGACATTGTTCCTTTTCTCGCCGCGATGCAAGACAAAACGATTGGCAAACTTCATGGGATGATCTGCGCTACCGGGGGCGGGGCATACAAGTTTGAAAAGGACTTCAAGATG atgGCAGGGGTGGAGTTAGCAAAGCTGGACGAGTTGAACTGTTTGATCCAAGGCCTGCTCTATTTGGACTCTGTGGGGTTTAATGGAAAACCAGAGTGTTATTATTTGGAGAACCCAACAGATATGGAGTACTGTGTGAAGCGGTCGTGTTGTCTGGAGAACCCGTTCCCTATGCTGCTGGTCAACATTGGGTCAGGGGTCAGCGTTCTCGCCGTTTACTCCGAGCAAAAATACAAGCGCATCACCGGCACTAG TCTGGGAGGTGGGACGTTCCTGGGTCTGTGCTGTCTGCTGACGGGCTGCGAGACGTTTGAAGAAGCGCTGGAGATGGCGAGCAAAGGAGACGGCAACAATGTGGACAAACTGGTGAAGGACATTTACGGAGGAGATTATCAAAGGTTCAGCCTCCAGGGGACTATTGTGGcatctag tTTTGGTCACATGATGAGTAAGGAGAAGAGGGACAGCATCTCTAAGGAAGACCTGGCCAGAGCGACGCTGGTCACCATCACCAACAACATCGGCTCCATTGCGCGCATGTGTGCTGTCAATGag AAGATTGACAGGGTGGTATTTGTTGGGAATTTTTTGCGGATCAACACGCTATCGATGAAGCTGCTTGCGTACGCCATGGACTTCTGGTCAAAAGGACAACTGAAGGCGCTTTTCCTGGAgcatgag gGATACTTCGGAGCAGTCGGTGCTTTCCTAGAGCTCCTAAAGTCTTCTGAGGAGCCATGA